Proteins from one Chelonia mydas isolate rCheMyd1 chromosome 14, rCheMyd1.pri.v2, whole genome shotgun sequence genomic window:
- the LOC119567663 gene encoding olfactory receptor 1020-like, translating into MLFIYITELISSSCLMVSPEQGNQTSITEFILLGFGTLPELQILLFLLFLVIYIATMAGNILIVTLVVTHQHLHTPMYFFLGNLSCLETFYTSTLLPRMLASLLTEDRTVSFSGCLTQYYFFGSLAGTECLLLSVMSYDRYLAICNPMHYAARMSGRAWIQLAGASWIGGFLGNGITTFSVSQLTFCGLNDINHFFCDLIPLINLSCNDPHLMEMLAFTLILIFSLLPFLFTLMSYICIIATILRIPSTTGRQKAFSTCSSHLIVVTIFYGTLITVYMFPTTNTLSDFKKVISVFYTVLTPLVNPIIYSLRNKEVKVALMKTWRKCSF; encoded by the coding sequence ATGTTGTTCATTTATATCACAGAGTTAATTTCTTCCTCATGCCTCATGGTGAGCCCGGAACAGGGAAATCAAACGTCCATCACAGAATTCATCCTCTTGGGATTTGGGACTCTCCCTGAACTGCAAATCCTTCTTTTCCTGCTATTTCTCGTGATCTACATTGCAACCATGGCCGGGAACATCCTCATCGTGACCTTAGTTGTGACTCatcagcaccttcacacccccatgtacttcttcctgggaaacttgtcctgcttggagaccttCTACACTTCGACCCTCCTGCCCaggatgctggccagtctcctgactgaGGACAGGACTGTTTCATTTAGTGGGTGTCTCACACAATATTATTTCTTTGGTTCTCTGGCAGGTACAGAATGCCTTCTCTTATCGGTGATGTCTTATGATCGGTATTTAGCGATATGCAATCCAATGCACTATGCAGCCCGTATGAGTGGCAGGGCCTGGATCCAGCTCGCAGGTGCTTCTTGGATAGGTGGCTTCCTAGGTAATGGCATAACAACGTTCTCAGTATCACAGTTAACTTTCTGTGGCCTCAATGATATTAACCATTTCTTTTGCGATCTTATCCCCCTGATAAATCTCTCCTGTAATGATCCTCACCTGATGGAAATGTTGGCTTTCACACTCATCTTGATTTTCTCACTGCTCCCATTCCTATTTACCTTGATGTCCTACATCTGCATCATTGCgaccatcctgagaatcccttccaccaccgggaggcaaaaggccttttccacctgctcttCCCACCTCATTGTGGTGACCATTTTTTATGGAACTCTGATAACTGTCTATATGTTCCCAACGACCAACACACTGAGTGACTTCAAGAAAGTTATCTCTGTCTTCTACACTGTCCTGACTCCCCTGGTCAATCccatcatctacagcctgagaaataAAGAGGTCAAGGTGGCCCTGATGAAAACTTGGAGGAAATGCAGCTTTTGA